The following nucleotide sequence is from Pedobacter sp. PACM 27299.
CCCTTATATTTTCCATACTTTCATTGAGAAGCTGAGTTCCTTTTGAAGTAATGTGGATCATTCTATTCCTTTTGTCTGTGTCAATCGTAGTTTGTGTTACCAATTCCATACTAATCAATCTGTTGATGATTTGTATCCCTGCAGATTTTTCATGAACATTCAATTTTATCAGCACGGTTTTTGTCATGCTCCCAAATGCAACCAGACTGATTAAATAAATGAAATCATCAGGAGTGGAAAATGCAGTGTTGGCAATCGCCACCTTTGCCTGTAATTTCGCATACCTGGACAAGTGCACTAATGAAGTATTAATGACACTATCAGCCGATCGACCTTTCGATTTTCCTTCCCATTCAGGTTCTGAAGGAATCAGCAAACCTTCCTTTCTGGAATATTCATTTAGCCATTGCCCAAATGAATGTACATCCTGGGGATGCTGATCAGACTCCTCTTCGTAAATCTTAACTAAACTGATCAGGTCCTTTATTAAATCGTAATGCATATTTTTAGAATCAGGTAGGCGAATAATTAAGCTAATATAGTATTAAATTGTACTAATAAATAAATTAATTTAGTTTTGTGTGCTGTAAAAAGTATAATAATATACTAATATTGCTTGGAACAAATTTACACTGAGGCTGTTATTCAGATATAGCGGTCATATTGAAAGATACGGACATCTGCTATAATAGTGCTATTTAATACAAAACAATATGAAGAAAATACTTCCTTTCGCCAATGGCATTGCTTTATTGGTCACAATTTTGGTCAACTATCTCTCTAATTCAGGATTGTTGAATGGCAATACCATGAAAACGATATCAGATCGTTATTTTAATTATTTCACTCCTGCAGGGTATGCGTTTTCCATTTGGGGGCTTATTTATATTGGCTTGATCGCTTTTGTATTTTACACATGGCGAGACTTTTCTAAAAAGAAAGAAGAAGATTCCATCGTGCTGAAAATAGGCTGGTGGTTTGTACTTTCTTGTCTGGCGAATTCTCTTTGGGTACTGGCCTGGTTATCTGATTATACCGCCTTATCGGTTCTGCTGATGGCAGTATTGTTGATTTCTTTGTGTAAGATCATCATCAATACCCGTATGGAATTAGATGCGCATCCGTTTAAAAGTTACCTTTTTGTTTATTGGCCTTTTGCACTGTATTCCGGATGGATTTCTGTTGCTTTTATTGCGAATATAGCGGCTTACCTGACTAAAATCCAGTGGAGTGGCTGGGGGATTTCTGCAGTCAGCTGGACTATTATAATGATTGTCGCAGCTGGATTGATCAATATTGTGATGGTGAGGCTGCGAAATATGCGAGAATACGCGTCGGTTGGTATTTGGGCATTAATCGCGATTGCAGTCTCCAATGGAAAGAACAATG
It contains:
- a CDS encoding MarR family winged helix-turn-helix transcriptional regulator translates to MHYDLIKDLISLVKIYEEESDQHPQDVHSFGQWLNEYSRKEGLLIPSEPEWEGKSKGRSADSVINTSLVHLSRYAKLQAKVAIANTAFSTPDDFIYLISLVAFGSMTKTVLIKLNVHEKSAGIQIINRLISMELVTQTTIDTDKRNRMIHITSKGTQLLNESMENIRAATKNVTEPLSQEEKMQLITILTKLEDFHKAKARG